Proteins encoded by one window of Bacillus sp. DTU_2020_1000418_1_SI_GHA_SEK_038:
- the ligA gene encoding NAD-dependent DNA ligase LigA — protein MDLQMAETKVNELKNLLNQYNYEYHVLDQPSVPDAEYDRLMRELVEIEESFPELKSSDSPTQRVGGEVLDMFEKVQHQSQMLSLSNAFSEQDLIDFDRRIRQVVGDDFSYVCELKIDGLAVSLRYEDGLFVLGATRGDGSTGENITANLRTIRSIPLRLNEEVSLEARGEAFMPKRSFEALNEQRMEKGEELFANPRNAAAGSLRQLDPRIAASRNLDIFLYSVTDTGEAAIDSHSEALDFLDTLGFKTNKERKKCADIHEVIEYVEKWTKERPQLAYEIDGIVIKVDSFEQQQDLGSTAKSPRWAIAYKFPAEEVITTLKDIELSVGRTGVVTPTAILEPVRVAGSTVQRASLHNEDLIREKDIRIGDKVVVKKAGDIIPEVVNVLVDQRTGEEAEFHMPTHCPECESELIRLEGEVALRCINPKCPAQIREGLIHFVSRNAMNIDGLGEKVIGQLFGENLIHDVADLYKLKYEQLIGLERMGEKSVQNLLAAIEASKKNSLEKLIFGLGIRHVGEKAAKTIAQQFGSMAGLETATRDEFLAINEIGEKMADSIVAFFEQDGVKELLQELREADVNMEYKGPKPISAENSESIFAGKTIVLTGKLEQLSRNEAKDKIESMGGKVSGSVSKKTDIVIAGEDAGSKLTKAQELGIEIWDEERLVEELQD, from the coding sequence ATGGACCTTCAAATGGCGGAAACAAAAGTAAATGAATTGAAGAATTTATTAAATCAATATAATTATGAGTATCATGTTCTTGATCAGCCATCTGTTCCGGATGCGGAGTACGATCGGCTTATGAGAGAGTTAGTTGAAATAGAGGAAAGTTTTCCGGAACTGAAATCATCGGATTCTCCTACACAGCGGGTCGGCGGAGAGGTTCTGGATATGTTCGAAAAAGTACAGCACCAGTCCCAAATGCTAAGTCTCAGCAATGCTTTTAGCGAGCAAGATTTAATCGATTTTGACCGCCGCATCCGTCAGGTTGTCGGGGATGATTTTTCCTATGTATGTGAGTTGAAAATTGATGGTTTAGCCGTGTCTCTTCGCTACGAGGATGGATTATTTGTTCTTGGCGCAACGAGAGGGGATGGATCCACTGGAGAGAATATTACAGCTAATCTGCGAACGATTCGTTCCATTCCGCTTCGCTTAAATGAGGAGGTTTCGCTGGAAGCCCGCGGCGAAGCATTCATGCCAAAGCGGTCCTTCGAGGCATTGAATGAGCAAAGAATGGAGAAGGGTGAGGAGCTTTTTGCCAACCCACGAAATGCAGCAGCTGGTTCATTGCGTCAGCTTGATCCGCGAATTGCAGCTTCAAGAAACCTTGACATCTTCTTATATAGTGTGACAGATACAGGTGAAGCAGCTATTGATTCACATAGTGAGGCATTGGACTTTTTAGATACACTTGGTTTTAAGACCAATAAAGAGCGAAAAAAATGTGCAGACATTCATGAGGTCATTGAATATGTAGAAAAATGGACGAAAGAACGTCCTCAGCTTGCGTATGAAATAGATGGAATTGTGATTAAGGTGGACTCGTTTGAGCAGCAGCAGGATCTCGGTTCAACAGCAAAAAGTCCGCGCTGGGCGATAGCCTATAAATTCCCTGCAGAAGAGGTTATTACAACCTTAAAGGATATTGAATTAAGCGTAGGCAGAACAGGTGTCGTTACTCCAACAGCCATCCTAGAACCAGTCCGTGTAGCAGGAAGTACAGTGCAGCGTGCTTCCCTTCATAATGAGGATTTAATTCGAGAAAAGGATATCCGAATTGGGGATAAAGTCGTTGTGAAAAAAGCAGGTGACATTATCCCTGAGGTGGTAAATGTATTAGTTGACCAAAGAACTGGTGAAGAAGCAGAATTTCATATGCCGACTCATTGCCCAGAATGTGAAAGTGAGCTAATCCGCCTAGAAGGGGAGGTCGCTTTACGCTGTATTAACCCAAAGTGTCCAGCGCAAATCCGTGAGGGTCTCATTCATTTTGTTTCCCGAAACGCGATGAATATTGATGGACTCGGAGAAAAAGTGATTGGTCAATTATTTGGAGAAAATCTGATCCATGATGTGGCAGATTTATATAAGCTGAAGTATGAACAGCTTATTGGGCTTGAACGAATGGGAGAAAAATCTGTTCAGAATTTATTGGCTGCGATTGAGGCGTCTAAGAAAAATTCTCTTGAAAAGCTGATTTTTGGCTTAGGCATCCGTCACGTTGGGGAAAAAGCTGCTAAAACCATTGCACAGCAATTTGGTTCAATGGCAGGTCTTGAAACAGCTACTCGCGATGAGTTTCTTGCGATAAATGAAATCGGTGAGAAAATGGCTGATTCAATCGTGGCCTTTTTCGAACAGGATGGGGTTAAAGAACTTCTACAAGAGCTCAGAGAAGCAGACGTGAATATGGAATATAAAGGTCCTAAGCCAATCTCAGCTGAAAATTCAGAGTCGATTTTTGCTGGAAAAACAATTGTGTTAACAGGTAAGCTTGAGCAGCTGTCTAGAAACGAGGCAAAAGACAAGATTGAATCCATGGGCGGAAAAGTATCTGGAAGTGTAAGCAAGAAAACAGATATTGTGATTGCAGGTGAGGATGCAGGTTCTAAGCTGACGAAAGCACAGGAACTAGGGATCGAAATTTGGGATGAAGAGAGACTTGTGGAAGAATTACAGGATTAA